The Tachyglossus aculeatus isolate mTacAcu1 chromosome 4, mTacAcu1.pri, whole genome shotgun sequence genome contains a region encoding:
- the KLF10 gene encoding Krueppel-like factor 10 — protein sequence MRHLGAPLPQPAEERMEMIFERPKEGIRWNITPEKSDIEAVEALMSMSCSWKSDFKRYSETRPITPASDVSEEPEDGLLPGAADFHTLPAFCLTPPYSPSDFEASQTSNPAVQAPPTAHFKPFPDASRPHVGKDDDKVPGPAPRPPKAQATSVIRHTADAQLCNNRSCPVKAAGFPRYQDSSFRRRSQLSDEPSRRNLPCATVSPSRLKREGEAEAEAEEKPSVTLYDFSAETVISRPQPGPSHQKSVLVSPPAVSTNGVPPMPVLCQMVPLPSTNPVMTAVVPNAPPSQQPALCQPVVFMGTQVPKGAVMFVVPPPVVPNAKPPAMSPNGTKLSPIAPAPGFAPSAAKAIPQIDTSRIRSHICSHPGCGKTYFKSSHLKAHMRTHTGEKPFSCSWKGCERRFARSDELSRHRRTHTGEKKFACPMCDRRFMRSDHLTKHARRHLSAKKLPNWQMEVSKLNDIVIPPAAAPAQ from the exons GAAGAAAGAATGGAGATGATTTTTGAAAGACCAAAAGAGGGTATTCGTTGGAACATTACCCCAGAGAAGAGCGATATCGAGGCTGTAGAAGCCCTCATGTCCATGAGCTGTAGTTGGAAATCGGATTTCAAGAGATATTCTGAAACCAGACCTATCACCCCAGCATCCGACGTGTCCGAAGAACCCGAAGACGGTCTACTACCGGGAGCTGCGGATTTCCACACGCTACCAGCATTT TGTTTGACTCCACCCTACAGCCCCTCAGATTTCGAAGCGTCTCAGACGTCGAATCCAGCGGTACAAGCACCACCGACTGCGCACTTCAAACCCTTCCCAGATGCTTCCAGACCTCACGTCGGAAAAGATGACGATAAGGTTCCGGGGCCGGCGCCGAGACCCCCGAAAGCCCAAGCGACCAGCGTGATCCGCCACACAGCCGATGCCCAGCTATGCAATAACAGGTCGTGTCCGGTGAAAGCGGCCGGCTTCCCGCGCTATCAGGACAGTTCCTTCCGGAGAAGAAGTCAACTCAGCGACGAGCCGTCGAGAAGAAACCTCCCCTGCGCCACGGTGTCCCCAAGCAGATTGAAACGCGAGGGGGAGGCGGAGGccgaagcagaagagaagccaaGCGTTACCCTTTATGACTTTTCCGCAGAAACTGTTATCAGTAGACCTCAGCCGGGACCCTCCCATCAGAAGTCGGTGTTGGTGTCTCCACCCGCTGTATCGACAAACGGGGTTCCACCCATGCCCGTCCTTTGCCAGAtggtccccctcccttccaccaacCCCGTCATGACAGCAGTCGTCCCCAACGCTCCTCCCAGTCAGCAGCCCGCACTTTGCCAGCCCGTCGTGTTCATGGGGACCCAGGTCCCGAAGGGGGCTGTTATGTTTGTCGTGCCGCCGCCCGTCGTTCCGAACGCAAAACCCCCGGCGATGAGCCCAAATGGCACCAAACTGTCTCCCATTGCTCCTGCCCCAGGGTTTGCCCCCTCCGCAGCTAAAGCCATTCCCCAGATTGACACGTCGAGGATCAGGAGTCACATTTGCAGCCACCCCGGGTGCGGCAAAACCTACTTTAAAAGTTCTCATTTGAAAGCCCACATGAGAACACACACAG GAGAGAAGCCCTTTAGCTGTAGTTGGAAAGGCTGCGAAAGGAGATTTGCACGGTCAGATGAACTTTCCAGGCACCGACGAACGCACACGGGTGAGAAGAAGTTCGCTTGCCCGATGTGCGACCGGCGATTCATGAGGAGCGACCACTTGACGAAGCATGCCCGCCGCCATTTATCGGCTAAGAAGCTGCCGAACTGGCAAATGGAAGTGAGCAAGTTAAATGACATTGTTATTCCCCCAGCAGCCGCCCCCGCCCAGTGA